A part of Melittangium boletus DSM 14713 genomic DNA contains:
- a CDS encoding FHA domain-containing protein: MWQIIINGPGYFDTSYELPEGITHLGRADENDIVLGGDLVSRRHARLLVEGNKLRVEDLGSRNGSRVNGTAFQGGTTLNPGDTLSLGENTLSVRQPQQLENAATEMVDLGAGGVRRFGHGDDVGPSVILAKNIKSVDLLRALDNISSPTSNPTAAPVAVAPLASPPTASAPPRGIFETLLLLFRTAEALATSPNLTAFLETTMDRVLERIDATTAVVLLRHSTGVLVPAAVRHRGKLAQGEVPVSDAVIDEALRQGRALLVGDVRDDRRFASRESVILYGVGRVLCIPVGVEPHFTGVLYVNASARSDTELEVMLDACTAVAHLVAAGVQKFAVPAAAPPAPPAPAPLRTHLERFHAPDVAERRAADAQRTGQKPLGLEERTVSVLHVELASFGVMSARLGAARTSALLNDFHTRMGGLVFSFEGTLEGFFGESMRALFGAVQTKPDDAVRAVRAALALRADWERFVARLPVEERFGLRIGINTAKVLVGMVGPETRPCFSAVGEGVSLASRLATTATPGQLLVTGKTLAVIGARFDVMPLGERLLPPRDKVAAFEVLDEDVPQLTNPGVR; the protein is encoded by the coding sequence ATGTGGCAGATCATCATCAACGGCCCTGGTTACTTCGATACCTCCTACGAACTGCCCGAGGGCATCACGCACCTCGGCCGCGCGGACGAGAACGACATCGTGCTGGGCGGCGATCTCGTGTCCCGGCGGCATGCCCGGCTGCTGGTGGAGGGCAACAAGCTGCGTGTCGAGGACCTGGGCAGCCGCAATGGCAGCCGGGTCAATGGCACGGCCTTCCAGGGCGGTACCACGCTCAACCCCGGGGACACGCTGTCGCTTGGCGAGAACACCCTGTCGGTGCGCCAGCCGCAGCAACTGGAGAACGCCGCCACGGAGATGGTGGACCTGGGCGCCGGTGGCGTGCGCCGCTTCGGCCACGGCGATGACGTGGGGCCCTCCGTCATCCTCGCCAAGAACATCAAGAGCGTGGATTTGCTGCGGGCGCTCGACAACATCTCGAGCCCCACGAGCAACCCCACCGCCGCGCCCGTCGCGGTGGCGCCGCTCGCCTCGCCGCCCACGGCGTCCGCTCCGCCGCGGGGCATCTTCGAGACGCTCCTGCTGCTCTTCCGGACCGCGGAAGCGCTCGCCACCTCGCCCAACCTGACGGCCTTCCTCGAGACCACCATGGACCGGGTGCTCGAGCGCATCGACGCCACCACGGCCGTGGTCCTCCTGCGCCACTCGACGGGGGTGCTGGTGCCCGCGGCCGTGCGCCACCGCGGCAAGCTCGCCCAGGGCGAGGTGCCCGTCTCCGACGCCGTCATCGACGAGGCGCTGCGCCAGGGCCGCGCGCTCCTGGTGGGGGACGTGCGGGATGATCGCCGCTTCGCCAGCCGCGAGAGCGTCATCCTCTATGGGGTGGGCCGGGTGCTCTGCATTCCCGTGGGCGTCGAGCCCCACTTCACCGGCGTGCTCTACGTCAACGCCTCGGCGCGCAGCGACACCGAGCTGGAGGTGATGCTCGATGCCTGCACCGCCGTGGCGCACCTGGTGGCCGCCGGAGTGCAGAAGTTCGCCGTGCCCGCCGCCGCGCCTCCCGCGCCCCCCGCGCCTGCTCCGCTGCGCACGCACCTGGAGCGCTTCCACGCCCCGGACGTGGCCGAGCGGCGCGCGGCCGACGCGCAGCGCACGGGCCAGAAGCCGCTTGGACTGGAGGAGCGCACCGTCAGCGTCCTCCACGTGGAGCTCGCCAGCTTCGGCGTGATGAGCGCCCGCCTCGGTGCCGCGCGCACCTCGGCGCTGCTCAACGACTTCCACACGCGCATGGGGGGCCTCGTCTTCTCCTTCGAGGGCACCCTGGAGGGCTTCTTCGGTGAGTCCATGCGGGCGCTCTTCGGCGCCGTGCAGACCAAGCCGGATGACGCCGTGCGCGCGGTACGGGCCGCGCTCGCGCTGCGCGCCGACTGGGAGCGTTTCGTGGCGCGTCTGCCCGTGGAGGAGCGCTTCGGGCTGCGCATCGGCATCAACACCGCGAAGGTGCTGGTGGGCATGGTGGGCCCCGAGACGCGCCCCTGTTTCTCCGCCGTGGGCGAGGGGGTGAGCCTGGCCTCGCGTCTGGCCACCACCGCCACCCCGGGCCAGCTGCTCGTCACCGGCAAGACGCTCGCCGTCATCGGCGCCCGCTTCGACGTGATGCCCCTGGGCGAGCGCCTGCTGCCCCCCCGCGACAAGGTCGCCGCCTTCGAGGTGCTCGACGAGGACGTGCCCCAGCTCACCAATCCGGGTGTGCGCTAA